The following proteins are encoded in a genomic region of Paenibacillus sp. FSL R7-0273:
- a CDS encoding GH32 C-terminal domain-containing protein: protein MRKANRNTSWISRVVAGVLVLQLTAPGIQGTAAAGVEKEGWEATASSPAPGLSVTSSVYQAPKLEGSSSVTDAVYELVNPGFETGDLTGWTVIKGNAFGPDSVSMESTWWAEQIPYNQEGTYHLNGWKYDEAATGVLRSGSFELGGSGWISFKLGGGKNPDKVYVNIVEADTGQVVARYGNSAFADVGFPNPAQGLRLANMEQYKADLSGHLGKKLYVEIVDNATADWGLIFADAFNMYHESEPAGGTVAKDIKPDFQRYQIQNPGFETGDLTGWTVVEGEAFGPESVSDEATWWAEQISYNQEGNYHLNGWKYPEAATGVLRSSTFELGGTGWITFRLGGGKHTDQAYVSVVDADTGNLIARYGNSEFNDSGFPDPAQGMRLANMEQYKADLSKYAGKRLYIEIVDHAVSDWGVIFADDFQTFNESVPDEGVMAGNIIPTEITNRSFETGNFEGWTATGEAFQVTDEAHAGKEGSFFAKSSLQGQGSITSSAFTLQGTGTISFKVVDIVNPESAYVGLYDAGTDELLEKTGNAIVNQQITWNVHKYYNKSLYIRVIDSSDQARISIDAFQARGTGNIFYMSLDEGTGKKALEEVSGLEYDVNYVFNNARYMDSKDPRWTPRGVKGGALLFDGYSNDIQVSAEEVIPAGDALTLEAWVAPRSYEWGDGNKLSAIVNQSDQDKAEGFALGMYRHGTWSMQAGIGGQWIQVWVKDHLLEKYKWNYVAATFDKEAGRIKLYLNGQEVASQATPVSIPITPSTENLIIGKNNRSAEFAGLFSYNMFSGLIDEVKLQNRALTGQEILAEYENVKTLHGGAVPDIPDGDIDEDPGVFDGDQHRPQYHAMPPQNWMNEAHAPIYFDGKYHLFYQHNPQGPFWHQIHWGHWVSDDMVHWENVRPALAPEAGTLDPDGAWSGSAAYDRDGNPVLFYTAGNDSLSPNQRTGLATPADVSDPNLEEWVKYPEPVTEQNGNGIHNEFRDPFVWYDEETDKWYQLVTSGLKDFSSGTALVYVSDDMYNWEYKGPLYVSDRSLYPELGTVWELPVLLPLGKDSTGKQKYIFMINPHEKPEHVPPANDVQRDVEVFYWIGTWDRDNLKFIPDQEAPSKMDVGDGYLTAESGMVTPDGKTVVFSMVQNVRTPQAEYQAGWAHNLALPVSLSLDAHDELRIEPIEELQSLRGTKLVDLADKNVQAANQLISNVKGDMLEIVMEIDPGEAQKFGLKVRRSDNGQEETLIYYDKSDNTFNVDRTKSSIDPDVRVDGIQGGYVDLDGENLKLHIFLDRSVVEAFANNKKKLTTRVYAGRYDSLGLQVWADNEVTVKSMEVWEMNALTGEPAAPVDVPDNWDNSEYTDITDLPNHDFATGDLTGWITEGDAFQDVHVTDAQFFWDTIYFNPSHKIPGGYHLWGFNEAAGGDSLTGTLKSQNFILGGNGKLNFLVSGGRDIDKLYVALVRASDGKELFKETATNYEEYQRKIWDASAYIGEELYIKVVDQSTGGFGHINVDDFNVPVKVQNGGGPTDPTDPTDPTDPTDPTDPTDPTDPTDPTDPTDPTDPTDPTDPTDPTPPVPTSPPGNPVIPGSVPDSQSSQSSLIFELAKGERQVLFPVKLAANDGKNALKVKHADVEIEVPAEVLKELQALVTGSGLEQAQISFEMGALSAEQSTKLLTQAESKNHADISAAGEVYDFKLSIVKADGAVLELERFSQPVTIRLSANENSREDVTGIYYIADDGSLEYMGGTRSDAKWTAKVSHFSAFAVLTYDKSFEDVNASYWAYAVIKKMAAKQIVLGVSETAFAPKQKVSRAEFASLITRALGIRGTNSPAFKDVDSAKWYASSIAAVYEAGIVTGRSKDSFAPEESITREEMASMIYKAYLFHTGQKAAGNRQSNFKDASMISTWAADAVAALQELGFVAGRGNQVFMPRETVNRAESAQIISLLLDEVNK from the coding sequence ATGAGGAAAGCTAATCGAAATACATCCTGGATTTCCAGAGTGGTAGCGGGGGTTTTGGTTCTTCAGCTTACGGCTCCAGGTATTCAAGGCACAGCCGCAGCCGGGGTTGAGAAGGAAGGCTGGGAGGCTACGGCATCAAGCCCGGCTCCGGGACTGTCCGTTACCAGTTCAGTCTATCAGGCACCCAAGCTGGAAGGGAGCTCGTCCGTTACGGATGCGGTCTATGAGCTTGTGAATCCGGGCTTTGAAACCGGAGACTTGACGGGATGGACTGTAATTAAAGGAAACGCGTTTGGTCCGGATAGTGTATCCATGGAGTCCACCTGGTGGGCGGAACAAATCCCGTATAACCAGGAGGGTACTTATCATTTAAACGGCTGGAAATATGACGAGGCTGCTACAGGCGTGCTGCGGTCCGGCAGCTTCGAGCTGGGCGGCAGCGGCTGGATCAGCTTCAAGCTTGGCGGCGGCAAAAATCCGGATAAGGTCTATGTAAATATTGTTGAGGCGGATACGGGACAGGTGGTTGCCAGGTACGGCAACAGCGCATTCGCCGACGTGGGTTTCCCGAATCCCGCCCAGGGCCTGCGGCTTGCCAATATGGAGCAGTATAAGGCCGATCTTTCCGGACATTTGGGCAAGAAGCTGTACGTGGAGATCGTCGATAATGCAACTGCGGACTGGGGTTTGATTTTTGCAGATGCCTTTAATATGTACCATGAATCAGAGCCTGCCGGTGGCACTGTTGCTAAAGATATTAAGCCTGATTTTCAGCGGTATCAAATCCAGAATCCCGGCTTTGAAACTGGCGATCTTACAGGATGGACCGTGGTGGAAGGTGAAGCGTTCGGGCCAGAGAGCGTATCAGATGAAGCTACCTGGTGGGCGGAACAAATCTCGTACAATCAGGAGGGCAATTATCATCTAAACGGCTGGAAATATCCCGAAGCTGCGACGGGAGTCCTTCGTTCCAGCACCTTTGAGCTGGGAGGAACAGGATGGATTACCTTTAGGCTGGGCGGAGGCAAGCATACAGATCAAGCCTATGTAAGTGTTGTCGATGCGGATACCGGGAACCTGATTGCCAGATACGGCAACAGCGAGTTTAACGATTCCGGGTTCCCGGACCCGGCGCAGGGCATGAGGCTTGCCAATATGGAGCAGTACAAAGCGGACCTGTCCAAATATGCCGGCAAAAGACTCTATATCGAAATTGTTGATCATGCAGTCTCGGATTGGGGAGTAATTTTTGCGGATGATTTCCAGACCTTTAACGAGAGCGTGCCGGATGAAGGGGTGATGGCCGGCAACATCATTCCGACTGAAATTACGAATCGCAGTTTTGAGACAGGCAACTTTGAGGGCTGGACGGCCACTGGAGAGGCTTTTCAAGTAACGGATGAAGCTCACGCAGGTAAAGAGGGCAGTTTTTTTGCTAAATCCTCTCTCCAGGGACAGGGCTCTATTACCTCAAGCGCCTTCACACTTCAGGGAACCGGGACAATTAGCTTTAAGGTTGTAGACATTGTGAATCCGGAGAGTGCCTACGTAGGATTGTACGATGCCGGAACGGACGAACTGCTTGAAAAGACCGGGAATGCCATCGTAAATCAACAAATTACCTGGAATGTGCATAAGTACTACAACAAGAGCCTTTATATCAGGGTTATCGATTCGTCCGATCAGGCCCGGATCTCCATTGACGCTTTTCAGGCGAGGGGGACAGGTAACATCTTTTATATGAGTTTGGATGAAGGCACAGGAAAGAAGGCGCTTGAGGAAGTAAGCGGTCTTGAATACGACGTGAACTATGTGTTTAACAATGCCAGATATATGGACTCCAAGGACCCGAGATGGACTCCGCGCGGAGTCAAAGGAGGTGCCCTGCTGTTTGACGGATATTCGAATGATATCCAGGTGAGTGCGGAGGAGGTCATTCCTGCAGGCGATGCTTTAACTCTTGAAGCCTGGGTTGCTCCGCGCAGCTATGAATGGGGAGACGGGAATAAGCTGTCTGCCATTGTGAATCAGTCCGATCAGGATAAGGCGGAAGGCTTCGCGCTTGGCATGTACCGGCATGGCACATGGTCGATGCAGGCGGGAATAGGCGGACAGTGGATTCAGGTATGGGTTAAGGATCATCTGCTTGAAAAATACAAATGGAATTATGTGGCGGCCACCTTCGACAAGGAAGCCGGAAGGATTAAGCTCTACCTGAATGGTCAGGAAGTAGCATCTCAGGCAACCCCTGTCAGTATTCCGATCACACCGTCAACGGAGAACCTGATTATCGGAAAAAATAACAGATCTGCTGAGTTTGCGGGATTGTTCTCCTACAATATGTTCAGTGGACTTATCGATGAAGTGAAGCTGCAGAACAGGGCGCTCACGGGTCAAGAGATTCTGGCCGAGTATGAAAATGTGAAGACGCTTCACGGCGGTGCGGTTCCGGACATTCCAGACGGTGATATTGATGAAGACCCGGGTGTATTTGACGGGGATCAGCACCGCCCGCAGTACCATGCAATGCCGCCGCAGAACTGGATGAACGAAGCGCATGCACCGATTTATTTTGACGGTAAGTATCATTTATTCTATCAGCATAACCCGCAAGGTCCGTTCTGGCATCAAATCCACTGGGGACATTGGGTAAGTGACGATATGGTGCACTGGGAAAATGTAAGGCCTGCACTTGCACCTGAGGCGGGTACGCTTGATCCGGACGGTGCATGGTCAGGCAGCGCGGCTTATGACCGTGACGGAAATCCTGTCCTGTTCTATACCGCGGGCAATGACTCTCTATCGCCGAACCAAAGAACAGGGCTGGCAACCCCGGCTGATGTATCGGACCCTAACTTGGAGGAGTGGGTGAAATATCCTGAACCGGTAACAGAGCAGAACGGAAACGGCATTCATAACGAATTCAGAGACCCGTTTGTATGGTATGACGAAGAGACGGATAAGTGGTACCAGCTGGTAACCTCCGGTCTTAAAGACTTTAGCAGCGGCACCGCTTTGGTATACGTATCCGATGATATGTACAACTGGGAGTATAAAGGACCTCTTTATGTCAGTGACAGAAGCCTGTATCCGGAGCTGGGCACGGTATGGGAACTGCCAGTTCTACTTCCGCTAGGCAAAGATAGTACGGGCAAGCAAAAGTATATCTTCATGATTAATCCCCATGAAAAGCCGGAGCACGTTCCGCCGGCGAATGATGTGCAACGGGATGTTGAGGTTTTTTACTGGATTGGAACCTGGGACCGGGATAATCTCAAATTCATACCTGACCAGGAGGCACCGTCCAAAATGGATGTGGGCGACGGCTATTTAACTGCAGAGAGCGGGATGGTCACCCCTGACGGAAAAACGGTTGTGTTCTCCATGGTGCAGAATGTAAGAACACCGCAAGCGGAATATCAGGCCGGATGGGCACATAACCTGGCGCTGCCGGTTTCCCTGAGCCTGGATGCGCACGATGAATTGCGAATTGAGCCTATTGAAGAATTGCAGAGTCTGCGGGGCACTAAGCTGGTTGATTTGGCAGACAAAAATGTTCAGGCTGCCAATCAGCTGATTAGCAATGTCAAAGGCGACATGCTGGAGATCGTCATGGAGATTGATCCGGGCGAAGCTCAGAAATTCGGCCTTAAAGTACGGCGCTCTGACAACGGCCAGGAAGAAACACTGATTTACTATGACAAGAGCGATAATACATTTAATGTAGACCGGACCAAGAGCAGCATCGACCCGGATGTCCGGGTGGATGGGATTCAAGGCGGGTACGTCGATCTTGACGGAGAAAATCTGAAGCTCCATATTTTCCTGGACCGCTCGGTAGTTGAAGCCTTTGCCAATAATAAGAAAAAGCTGACCACCCGCGTCTATGCAGGCAGATACGATTCCTTGGGTCTGCAGGTCTGGGCCGATAACGAGGTTACGGTCAAGTCGATGGAAGTATGGGAGATGAATGCTTTGACAGGTGAACCGGCAGCTCCGGTCGATGTACCTGACAACTGGGACAACTCCGAATATACCGATATTACCGATCTGCCTAACCATGATTTTGCCACTGGCGACTTGACGGGCTGGATTACGGAAGGGGATGCCTTCCAGGATGTCCATGTGACGGACGCCCAGTTTTTCTGGGACACAATCTATTTCAATCCTTCACATAAAATACCGGGCGGCTATCATTTGTGGGGCTTCAATGAGGCAGCCGGCGGCGACAGCTTAACAGGCACGCTGAAATCGCAGAATTTCATCCTTGGCGGAAACGGCAAGCTCAATTTCCTGGTCAGCGGCGGGCGTGATATTGATAAGCTATACGTCGCACTGGTCCGGGCATCGGACGGCAAAGAGCTCTTTAAGGAGACGGCCACTAATTATGAGGAATATCAGCGGAAAATCTGGGATGCGTCAGCGTATATCGGCGAGGAGCTGTACATTAAGGTTGTTGACCAATCCACAGGCGGGTTCGGACATATTAACGTCGATGATTTCAATGTGCCGGTTAAGGTGCAGAATGGGGGCGGGCCAACTGATCCGACTGACCCAACCGATCCAACTGATCCAACAGACCCAACAGACCCAACAGACCCAACAGACCCAACAGACCCAACAGACCCAACAGACCCAACAGACCCAACAGACCCAACAGACCCAACAGACCCAACTCCTCCTGTTCCAACGAGTCCGCCGGGTAATCCTGTGATCCCGGGAAGCGTGCCGGATAGTCAGAGCAGTCAGAGCAGCTTGATTTTCGAACTGGCCAAAGGTGAGCGGCAGGTGTTGTTTCCGGTGAAGCTGGCGGCAAATGACGGGAAGAATGCGCTGAAGGTTAAGCATGCAGATGTGGAGATTGAGGTTCCTGCAGAAGTTTTAAAGGAATTGCAGGCGCTGGTTACGGGCAGCGGATTGGAGCAGGCGCAGATCTCTTTTGAGATGGGGGCATTATCTGCCGAACAAAGCACAAAGCTGCTCACACAAGCCGAAAGCAAAAATCATGCGGACATCTCCGCAGCCGGAGAGGTCTATGATTTCAAATTATCTATCGTCAAGGCTGATGGAGCAGTGCTTGAGCTGGAAAGGTTCTCCCAGCCTGTCACAATTAGACTGAGTGCCAATGAGAATTCCCGTGAGGATGTGACTGGCATCTACTACATCGCTGATGACGGCAGCCTGGAGTACATGGGCGGAACCCGTTCGGACGCTAAGTGGACAGCAAAGGTGAGTCATTTCAGTGCGTTTGCAGTCCTTACCTATGATAAATCATTTGAGGATGTGAATGCCTCCTACTGGGCCTATGCTGTCATAAAAAAGATGGCCGCCAAACAAATTGTCCTGGGAGTGAGTGAAACGGCATTCGCACCTAAGCAAAAGGTAAGCAGAGCTGAGTTCGCTTCCCTGATTACTCGTGCCCTCGGTATAAGAGGGACGAATTCACCTGCATTCAAGGATGTAGACTCCGCCAAATGGTATGCTTCCTCTATTGCCGCAGTGTACGAAGCAGGGATTGTCACCGGAAGAAGCAAAGATAGCTTTGCGCCGGAGGAGTCTATAACCCGGGAAGAAATGGCGTCCATGATTTACAAAGCATATCTATTTCATACAGGACAGAAGGCTGCTGGTAATCGTCAAAGTAATTTCAAGGATGCCAGCATGATAAGCACTTGGGCTGCAGATGCAGTCGCGGCCTTACAGGAGCTTGGGTTCGTTGCCGGGCGCGGCAATCAGGTGTTTATGCCTCGTGAAACGGTAAACCGTGCGGAAAGCGCGCAAATCATCTCGCTGCTGCTGGATGAAGTTAACAAATAA
- a CDS encoding GH32 C-terminal domain-containing protein — MSSSAGDRGLTRYWAFDEGAGAGALEKVTDTVDDVHYVFNNAEFTDPCTPPWRKGVAGTSLLFDGYSTYIDHSVHGEARSGEPEFLTALSIGVWIAPRTYEWGHEGKLAAIVNRHNKDAKQGYLLGMFRHGSWSFQIGLAGGEWTEIWSPDGCELPKNEWSYVNAVFNGDEGELKLYLNGSEIASAVIPAGSRLAVAADTDLLIGRNNHSSKLAEVFTLHMFSGLMDELKIYSRALSSEEVAASYWEVLTAHGGVRPQVEYDDIKLDRTPLLADRHRPQYHVSPPAHWMNEPHAPIYFDGQYHLFYQHNPQGPYFHHIHWGHWVSEDLVYWRDLPIALAPEKDQLAPDGIWSGSATYDAGGLPVLFFTAGNDSASPNQSVALARSTYSEDKDPDLVRWIKHPEPLIVQEQGMGAFGDFRDPFVWKDEDGWYALVGSGTEGGAGAALAFMSKDMLNWTYKGSFFEADLQKFPYLGPIWELPVFLPLGSDKQGVIKHLLLVSPVGAGADVEVFYWIGQLDKHNLSFIPDQEEPQLIDVGDFHFTGPSGMADPVTGRNIVFTIAQGDRTSVLEYQSGWAHNGGLPVSVYLREDGRLGVEPIQELQSLRGEKRLSLRDKSLTEANDQLRDIQGDMLEIQLEMERGSAAQLGIKVRCTPDGEEETLLYYDWKESMLLADRTKTSQHPEERCSGIQGGKLDLCGENLKLHLYLDRSMVEAYANGLKSLTTRVYPGRKDALGLELWGDGEPLVKSMEIWEMKSIW; from the coding sequence ATGAGCAGCTCGGCGGGAGACCGCGGACTAACGAGATATTGGGCTTTTGATGAAGGAGCCGGAGCAGGTGCGCTGGAGAAAGTCACTGATACAGTGGATGATGTTCATTACGTGTTTAATAATGCGGAGTTTACCGATCCTTGTACTCCGCCATGGAGGAAGGGAGTGGCAGGAACCAGTCTCCTCTTCGATGGTTACTCAACCTATATTGATCATTCTGTACATGGAGAAGCTCGTAGTGGAGAGCCGGAATTTCTGACGGCCCTCAGCATCGGGGTATGGATTGCCCCGAGAACCTATGAGTGGGGGCATGAGGGCAAGCTGGCCGCCATTGTGAACAGGCATAATAAGGATGCTAAGCAGGGGTACCTGCTTGGCATGTTCCGTCACGGCTCCTGGTCCTTCCAAATTGGGCTTGCAGGCGGGGAATGGACCGAAATCTGGTCGCCGGACGGCTGTGAGCTGCCCAAGAATGAGTGGTCTTACGTAAATGCCGTGTTCAATGGGGATGAAGGCGAGCTTAAGCTGTATTTGAACGGCAGCGAGATTGCTTCGGCGGTGATACCTGCCGGTTCAAGACTGGCAGTAGCGGCAGATACGGATCTGCTCATCGGCAGGAACAATCACAGCAGCAAGCTTGCAGAAGTATTCACCCTGCATATGTTCAGCGGTCTTATGGATGAGCTGAAGATTTATAGCCGTGCCCTGAGCAGTGAGGAAGTGGCTGCTTCTTACTGGGAGGTGCTGACTGCTCATGGCGGTGTCCGGCCGCAAGTGGAATATGACGACATTAAGCTGGACCGTACTCCCCTGCTTGCAGACCGGCACAGACCGCAATATCATGTCAGCCCGCCGGCCCACTGGATGAACGAGCCTCATGCGCCAATCTATTTTGACGGACAATATCATCTGTTCTATCAGCATAATCCGCAAGGGCCTTACTTCCACCATATACATTGGGGGCATTGGGTAAGTGAAGATCTGGTGTATTGGCGCGATCTTCCTATAGCCCTGGCACCTGAGAAGGATCAGCTCGCACCCGACGGGATCTGGTCAGGAAGCGCTACTTATGATGCCGGCGGCCTGCCCGTCCTGTTCTTTACAGCCGGCAACGACAGTGCTTCACCGAATCAGAGCGTGGCGCTGGCCAGAAGCACTTATTCCGAAGATAAGGACCCTGATCTGGTCAGGTGGATCAAACATCCGGAGCCGCTTATTGTACAGGAGCAGGGAATGGGGGCATTCGGGGATTTCCGGGACCCGTTCGTGTGGAAGGATGAGGACGGCTGGTATGCCCTGGTCGGATCGGGGACGGAAGGCGGAGCAGGAGCAGCGCTCGCATTTATGTCAAAGGACATGCTGAACTGGACGTACAAAGGATCATTCTTTGAAGCGGACCTTCAGAAGTTCCCTTACCTTGGCCCGATCTGGGAGCTTCCGGTATTCCTTCCTCTGGGCAGTGACAAGCAAGGCGTGATTAAGCACCTTCTGCTGGTCAGTCCTGTAGGAGCTGGCGCTGATGTTGAAGTGTTCTACTGGATCGGACAGCTGGATAAGCACAATCTGTCATTCATACCGGATCAGGAGGAACCGCAGCTTATTGATGTCGGTGATTTCCATTTTACCGGCCCGAGCGGAATGGCCGATCCGGTGACAGGCAGGAATATCGTCTTTACGATCGCGCAGGGTGACCGTACATCCGTGCTGGAATACCAGTCAGGCTGGGCTCATAACGGCGGTTTGCCGGTAAGCGTGTATTTACGGGAGGATGGAAGGCTTGGAGTCGAGCCTATTCAGGAACTGCAGTCCTTACGGGGTGAGAAGCGATTATCGCTTCGTGACAAGTCATTAACAGAAGCGAATGACCAGCTGAGGGATATTCAGGGCGATATGCTGGAGATTCAGCTGGAAATGGAGCGGGGCAGTGCTGCACAGCTTGGAATCAAGGTCCGGTGTACACCGGATGGAGAGGAAGAAACGCTGCTGTATTATGACTGGAAGGAATCCATGCTTTTGGCCGACCGGACGAAAACATCGCAGCATCCGGAAGAAAGATGCAGCGGGATTCAAGGGGGCAAGCTGGATTTATGCGGCGAGAACCTGAAGCTGCATCTCTATCTGGACCGCTCCATGGTCGAAGCCTATGCCAACGGACTTAAGAGCCTGACAACCCGGGTGTATCCGGGCCGCAAGGATGCTTTGGGACTTGAGCTCTGGGGAGATGGCGAGCCATTGGTGAAGTCGATGGAGATTTGGGAGATGAAGTCTATATGGTAA
- a CDS encoding PfkB family carbohydrate kinase: protein MLDVIAIGEVLIDFTPAGRSAAGNEQFECNPGGAPANVAAALSRLGARSALVSKVGADSFGSLLQSTLLSSGVDVEGVSLTDEASTTLAFVHLDEQGDRSFSFFRKPGADTFLHSKDVPLERIDSCKALHYGSLSMTHEPARTATRTAVLKAKEAGVLLSFDPNIRFALWESKEEARQHILWGLNYADILKVSEEELSFITGTDDIVKGSLALQQQFDITLIVVTLAEKGCYYRLAGQDGYVPGVKVKAIDTTGAGDAFLGCLLYKILDNGGSLKELTAQQITSMLTFANAGGALVTTRKGALGSMPTTEEINRLMESSQLDNAERFRPGFHFSPPDNWANDPNGLVYYKGSYHLFYQYHPYSNKWGPMHWGHAVSEDLVHWEHAPVALFPDEHGAIFSGCCVVDWNNSSGLFGDSQGGLVAIFTHADTHPETGQPRQRQSLAYSSDEGQTWQKYDGNPVLAEEELVDFRDPKVFWHAQSERWIMAIVAGDHARFYASDNLHDWSLTGEFGKEEGSHDGVWECPDLFQLPVDDSGRSKWVLIISIGDNPDCPEGSRTQYFIGEFDGKTFVNDNPADHILWLDYGRDNYAGVTWSDVPEQDGRRVLIGWMSNWKYANETPTGSWRGAMTLPRALSLTSKEGSVVLTQMPVREIGQLRKESVSWKDVTVTPETPFIQQTHYNLLEIEAELDVRSGDGIYIHLKSSGQDEIIIGYDPADKRLFTDRSQSGVTDFHPAFASRHGASLAAVNGQLKLQIWLDRNAVEVYADNGLVVLTDQIFPESPIEHIEVRAQSGQVVVNSLQIHKLDAVQIPYVSTGQPTRRNEA, encoded by the coding sequence GTGCTAGATGTTATCGCGATTGGAGAAGTATTGATAGATTTTACTCCGGCAGGCCGTTCAGCCGCGGGGAATGAGCAGTTTGAGTGCAATCCTGGAGGAGCTCCGGCTAATGTGGCCGCTGCGTTGTCCCGTCTGGGTGCAAGATCGGCACTCGTAAGCAAGGTGGGGGCGGATTCCTTTGGCTCCTTACTGCAGAGTACACTGCTAAGCAGCGGTGTGGATGTAGAAGGTGTATCGCTAACGGACGAAGCAAGTACGACTTTGGCCTTTGTACATCTTGATGAGCAGGGAGACCGGTCCTTCAGCTTCTTCCGGAAGCCGGGCGCGGATACCTTCCTGCATTCAAAGGATGTTCCGCTGGAGCGGATTGACAGCTGCAAGGCACTGCATTACGGCTCATTGTCTATGACTCATGAACCTGCCCGTACAGCAACCAGGACGGCCGTTCTTAAGGCTAAGGAAGCAGGAGTACTGCTGTCGTTTGATCCGAATATCCGGTTTGCGTTATGGGAGAGCAAAGAGGAAGCGAGACAGCACATACTTTGGGGTTTGAATTATGCCGATATCCTGAAGGTTTCGGAAGAAGAGCTTTCTTTTATTACGGGAACAGACGATATTGTAAAAGGTTCACTTGCGCTTCAGCAGCAATTTGATATTACACTCATTGTCGTTACTTTAGCGGAAAAAGGCTGCTATTATCGTCTGGCCGGCCAGGATGGATATGTGCCGGGGGTTAAGGTCAAGGCCATCGATACGACAGGAGCAGGAGATGCTTTTCTGGGCTGCCTGTTATATAAGATTCTGGATAACGGGGGCTCCCTGAAGGAGCTGACCGCTCAGCAAATCACCAGCATGCTGACTTTCGCCAATGCCGGCGGAGCATTAGTAACAACACGAAAGGGGGCTCTCGGGTCCATGCCGACAACAGAAGAGATTAACCGCTTGATGGAGTCCAGCCAGCTGGATAATGCCGAACGGTTCAGACCCGGGTTCCACTTTTCACCTCCCGACAACTGGGCGAATGATCCCAACGGATTAGTCTATTACAAGGGAAGCTATCATCTATTCTATCAATATCATCCTTACAGTAATAAATGGGGGCCGATGCACTGGGGCCACGCCGTAAGTGAAGACCTGGTTCACTGGGAGCACGCGCCTGTTGCGCTTTTCCCGGATGAGCATGGAGCGATTTTTTCGGGCTGCTGTGTAGTGGACTGGAATAATAGCAGCGGTTTATTCGGAGATTCCCAGGGAGGACTCGTTGCGATCTTTACGCATGCGGATACCCATCCGGAGACAGGCCAGCCGCGGCAGCGCCAGAGTCTGGCCTACAGCAGCGATGAAGGTCAAACCTGGCAGAAGTATGATGGTAATCCAGTGCTTGCCGAGGAGGAGCTGGTAGACTTCCGGGATCCCAAGGTATTCTGGCATGCGCAAAGTGAACGGTGGATTATGGCGATTGTTGCGGGAGACCACGCCCGGTTCTATGCTTCAGACAATTTGCATGATTGGTCGCTGACGGGTGAATTCGGCAAAGAAGAAGGCTCGCATGACGGCGTCTGGGAATGTCCTGATCTGTTTCAGCTGCCGGTGGATGACAGCGGCCGTTCCAAATGGGTGCTTATTATCAGCATCGGGGACAATCCCGATTGTCCGGAAGGCTCGCGCACGCAATACTTCATTGGTGAATTCGACGGTAAGACGTTTGTTAATGACAACCCGGCCGATCATATCCTGTGGCTGGATTATGGCAGAGACAACTATGCAGGCGTTACCTGGTCGGATGTTCCGGAGCAGGACGGCCGCCGCGTGCTCATCGGGTGGATGAGCAACTGGAAATATGCCAACGAGACCCCTACCGGTTCCTGGAGAGGTGCAATGACATTGCCCCGCGCCTTGTCTTTGACCAGCAAGGAAGGGAGCGTCGTGCTGACCCAAATGCCTGTCCGGGAAATCGGGCAGCTACGCAAAGAATCCGTGAGCTGGAAGGATGTCACGGTTACGCCTGAGACTCCTTTCATACAGCAGACCCATTATAATCTGCTGGAGATTGAAGCAGAGCTGGATGTTCGTTCGGGGGATGGAATCTATATTCACCTGAAATCCTCCGGACAGGACGAGATCATTATCGGTTACGACCCTGCTGACAAGCGGCTGTTCACCGACCGCTCCCAATCGGGTGTAACTGATTTCCATCCTGCGTTTGCAAGCCGGCATGGTGCAAGCCTGGCTGCGGTGAATGGGCAGCTCAAGCTGCAAATCTGGCTGGACCGCAATGCGGTTGAAGTGTACGCGGACAATGGCCTGGTTGTGCTGACCGATCAGATCTTCCCTGAATCTCCGATTGAGCATATTGAGGTAAGGGCGCAGTCAGGGCAGGTGGTCGTGAACTCCCTGCAGATTCACAAGCTGGACGCTGTTCAGATTCCATATGTCAGTACAGGGCAGCCAACAAGGAGGAATGAGGCATGA